The DNA segment CATGCCTGAACTCCCCGAAGTCGAGGTCGTGCGTCGAGGGCTCGACCATCATGTCCGTGGCCGGACGATTGCCTCGGCGATCATTCGGCATCCGCGGGCCGCACGCCGGCACATGGCCGGTCCTGAAGATCTCGCAGCGCAGATGGTCGGTACGACGGTCACGGGGATTGCGCGCCGCGGCAAGTACATGTGGTTGATCCTGGACGAAACGGATGCGTTGCTGATGCATCTGGGGATGAGTGGTCAGATGCTCATCACCTCGCCAGATGCGGAGATCGCAGCACATGAGCGGGCACGGTTTACCTTCACCGATGGCGGAAGTGATCTGCGGTTCGACGATCAACGCACGTTCGGTCACCTGATGTACGACGAAGGCGGAGCCGTGCTGCCCTCGCCGATCGCCCATATCGCGCCGGACCCGTTCGATCCGCAATTCGATCAAGCGGCCGCGGTCGCGCGGATCAAGACCAAGCGCACCGGGATCAAGCGCGCGTTGCTGGACCAGACGCTGGTGTCGGGCATCGGGAACATCTACGCCGACGAGGCGCTGTGGGCAGCCAAGGTGCACGGCGAGTCGACGGCATCGTCGATGAGCAAGCCGAGGATCTCGGCGGTGATCGATGCGGCGCGAGAGGTCATGGCCGCGGCACTTGCCCAGGGCGGGACCTCGTTCGATTCGCTCTATGTCGACGTGGCCGGCAGCAGCGGATACTTTGCCCGCAGTCTGACCGCCTACGGACTTGTCGGGCATCCCTGCCCGCGCTGCGGCACACCCATCGTGCGGGAACAGTTCATGAACCGCTCGAGCCACTTTTGCCCTGTCTGCCAGCGGAAACGCTAGTTCAGGGGCCCCACACCTACGGAGCTGTGAGCGGGTTGAGACGATCGTTGCGTGACCGCTTCATCGACCTGCCGTACGTCAAGGCACGCGGCGTCGGCCATCCGTTGCAACGGCTGGCGGATACTCGATCAGCCACGGTCGTGCCGGTTGCTGTCGTTGGTCGTGGCGTCGTCAATAGAGCGGAGTCGCTCCGGTTTCTGCGGTGAACTCTAGTTCGCTATCTTCGCTACGGGTCATGCCGATGAGATCGATCGGCGGTTCGTATAGTTCCCAGATGTCCGCCTCCACGAGAGCGCTCAGCTTCAGGGGATCGTCGTAGAGCACGAGCACGTCGATGTCGCGTGGAGTCGTTGAGTGTTGAGCTGAGCCGAACAGCAGCAGCTCAAGGCCGCCAATCTTCGCAGCTGTGCGCCGGAGCTCGCCCAGCACCGGCCACCGCTCAGTCGGTTGCACGTCTGAGGTTGTCGATGAAGTCGCCGAGGAGGAAAAGCCGAACCCCTTGCTGTCGAGCTATCTTGACGGTCAGAGTGCTGAGTCCGTTTGTATTGGGGTTCGTGATCACTACTGCGTATGGCCGAATCGTAGGGTGCAGATCCAGCACTCCGCGC comes from the Naumannella halotolerans genome and includes:
- the mutM gene encoding bifunctional DNA-formamidopyrimidine glycosylase/DNA-(apurinic or apyrimidinic site) lyase, whose translation is MPELPEVEVVRRGLDHHVRGRTIASAIIRHPRAARRHMAGPEDLAAQMVGTTVTGIARRGKYMWLILDETDALLMHLGMSGQMLITSPDAEIAAHERARFTFTDGGSDLRFDDQRTFGHLMYDEGGAVLPSPIAHIAPDPFDPQFDQAAAVARIKTKRTGIKRALLDQTLVSGIGNIYADEALWAAKVHGESTASSMSKPRISAVIDAAREVMAAALAQGGTSFDSLYVDVAGSSGYFARSLTAYGLVGHPCPRCGTPIVREQFMNRSSHFCPVCQRKR